The Streptomyces sp. NBC_00162 genome window below encodes:
- a CDS encoding GntR family transcriptional regulator gives MTSTNLKITINAAAGSAAPYEQLRAQIADRARSGRLPAGFKLPTVRGLAEELGLAANTVAKAYRALEADGVIETRGRNGTFVAAAEGESREAAAAAQAFADRAHRLGLTEAEALSAAADAVRARYAAR, from the coding sequence GTGACCTCGACGAACCTGAAGATCACCATCAACGCGGCGGCGGGCTCGGCCGCGCCGTACGAACAGCTGCGCGCGCAGATCGCCGACCGGGCACGGTCGGGCAGGCTGCCGGCGGGCTTCAAGCTGCCGACGGTACGGGGGCTGGCGGAGGAGCTGGGACTCGCGGCCAACACCGTCGCGAAGGCGTACCGGGCGCTCGAGGCGGACGGGGTGATCGAGACGCGGGGCCGGAACGGGACCTTCGTCGCCGCGGCGGAGGGCGAATCCCGCGAGGCCGCGGCCGCCGCGCAGGCGTTCGCGGACCGGGCCCACCGGCTGGGCCTGACCGAGGCCGAGGCCCTGTCGGCGGCGGCCGACGCGGTCCGGGCCCGGTACGCCGCCCGGTAG
- a CDS encoding DUF5925 domain-containing protein, with amino-acid sequence MPANPHDALPIRLNVDDSDSPSDVVDALFLGRFASGEQPFSHSVSIDRVKPGATMLPPEATVLRSARDSDRSATLAEGEGWTMLVSRWSRGADVTVTAVSDELAAGVLGKATEGVQDDPEPQPENVTMGFWYVSPRRGPYRTTRQIAAGTWPEVRPNYTAPVAGAMDRLMKVTPDDIAGRLLLLHGPPGTGKTSALRTLARSWRDWCQVDCVLDPERLFNDVGYLMDIAIGEEEGTAKGRWRLLLLEDCDELIRGEARHTAGQALSRLLNLTDGLLGQGRNVLVGVTTNEDLERLHPAVVRPGRCLARIEVGRLTHREAVDWLGTDEGVSREGASLAELFALRRGTGPAAVLPPQPHTSEAGLYL; translated from the coding sequence ATGCCAGCCAACCCGCATGACGCGCTGCCGATCCGGCTCAACGTCGACGACAGCGATTCGCCGTCGGACGTCGTCGATGCGCTGTTCCTCGGCCGGTTCGCGTCCGGCGAGCAGCCGTTCTCGCACAGCGTGTCGATCGACCGGGTCAAGCCGGGCGCCACCATGCTGCCGCCCGAGGCCACCGTGCTGCGCTCGGCGCGCGACAGCGACCGCAGCGCCACCCTCGCCGAGGGCGAGGGCTGGACCATGCTCGTCTCCCGCTGGAGCCGGGGCGCGGACGTCACCGTGACGGCGGTCAGCGACGAACTCGCCGCCGGGGTGCTCGGCAAGGCCACGGAAGGGGTGCAGGACGACCCCGAACCGCAGCCGGAGAACGTCACGATGGGGTTCTGGTACGTCTCCCCGCGCCGCGGCCCGTACCGGACGACCCGCCAGATCGCGGCCGGGACCTGGCCCGAGGTCCGGCCCAACTACACGGCGCCGGTGGCCGGGGCGATGGACCGGCTGATGAAGGTGACTCCGGACGACATCGCGGGCCGGCTGCTCCTGCTGCACGGTCCGCCGGGCACCGGCAAGACCTCGGCGCTGCGCACGCTGGCGCGTTCCTGGCGGGACTGGTGCCAGGTGGACTGCGTCCTGGACCCGGAGCGGCTGTTCAACGACGTGGGCTACCTGATGGACATCGCGATCGGCGAGGAGGAGGGCACGGCGAAGGGCCGCTGGCGGCTGCTGCTGCTGGAGGACTGCGACGAGCTGATCCGCGGCGAGGCCCGGCACACGGCGGGGCAGGCGCTGTCGCGGCTGCTGAACCTGACGGACGGTCTGCTGGGGCAGGGCCGCAACGTCCTGGTCGGCGTCACGACGAACGAGGACCTCGAGCGGCTCCACCCCGCGGTGGTCCGGCCGGGGCGCTGCCTGGCCCGCATCGAGGTGGGCCGGCTGACCCACCGCGAGGCGGTGGACTGGCTGGGCACGGACGAGGGCGTCTCCCGCGAGGGCGCGAGCCTGGCCGAGCTCTTCGCGCTGCGCCGCGGCACGGGCCCGGCGGCGGTCCTCCCGCCCCAGCCGCACACCTCCGAGGCGGGGCTCTACCTGTAG
- a CDS encoding GNAT family N-acetyltransferase: MTVLIRDLRPDDPSDAESVVRVRRAALPFMITTAEGVAFEVGSAHPDAHFRLLVAHTGEGLVIGTAQLGIAYDSPEPGRSYVNAYVDPAHRGLGAGSLLLRTAEEHLAARGAVDTYAWVLDEPAHRAFAGRRGYRPSRSAHFLRLDLAAAALPPLPQTLPAGVELRPASAFAADPRPLFEADAETTYDEPGDLASDFDDYEDWLAHTWNSPSLDKELTTVVMVDGVVAAFTAAQTDGATRYASAMTGTLRAFRGRGLAKLAKTASLHRARAAGYTEAFTGNDSENGPMLAINTWFGYEICATETRYTKKLETV; this comes from the coding sequence ATGACCGTTCTGATCCGCGACCTCCGCCCGGATGATCCTTCGGATGCGGAGTCCGTCGTACGAGTGCGCCGCGCGGCCCTTCCCTTCATGATCACCACCGCCGAGGGCGTCGCCTTCGAGGTCGGCTCGGCCCACCCCGACGCGCACTTCCGCCTCCTCGTCGCGCACACCGGCGAGGGACTCGTCATCGGCACCGCCCAGCTCGGCATCGCCTACGACAGCCCCGAGCCGGGCCGGTCGTACGTCAACGCGTACGTCGACCCCGCGCACCGCGGCCTCGGCGCCGGCAGCCTGCTGCTCCGCACGGCCGAGGAGCACCTCGCCGCCCGGGGCGCGGTGGACACGTACGCCTGGGTCCTCGACGAGCCCGCCCACCGCGCCTTCGCCGGCCGGCGCGGCTACCGTCCCAGCCGGTCCGCGCACTTCCTGCGGCTGGACCTGGCGGCGGCCGCGCTGCCCCCGCTCCCGCAGACCCTTCCGGCCGGGGTCGAGCTGCGGCCCGCCTCCGCCTTCGCCGCCGACCCGCGTCCGCTCTTCGAGGCCGACGCGGAGACGACGTACGACGAACCGGGCGATCTGGCCTCCGACTTCGACGACTACGAGGACTGGCTCGCGCACACCTGGAACAGCCCGTCCCTCGACAAGGAGCTGACCACCGTCGTGATGGTCGACGGCGTCGTGGCCGCCTTCACCGCCGCCCAGACCGACGGCGCCACCCGCTACGCCTCGGCGATGACCGGCACCCTGCGCGCCTTCCGCGGCCGCGGCCTGGCCAAGCTCGCCAAGACGGCGTCCCTGCACCGGGCCCGCGCGGCCGGGTACACGGAGGCCTTCACCGGCAACGACTCCGAGAACGGACCGATGCTCGCCATCAACACGTGGTTCGGATACGAGATCTGCGCGACCGAGACGCGCTACACGAAGAAACTGGAGACAGTGTGA
- a CDS encoding esterase/lipase family protein: protein MLPWRRLLRPLAVLALTAAALVAPTGTAQAASAPSSGWNNWSCKPSAAHPRPVVLVHGTFGNSVDNWLGFAPYLVHRGYCVYSLDYGQLPGVPFFNGLGPIDKSAGQLDVFVDKVLAATGSAKTDIIGHSQGGMMPRYYLKFLGGAGKVNALVGLAPDNHGTTLLGFTKLLPYFPGAEDLISTATPGLADQIAGSPFQQKLNEGGDTVPGVKYTVIATKYDEVVTPYRSAFLDGPNVRNVVLQDLCVLDLSEHVTIGLTDRIAWHEALNALDPAHAERTTCASVFD from the coding sequence ATGCTGCCCTGGAGACGCCTGCTCCGCCCGCTGGCCGTCCTCGCCCTCACCGCCGCCGCGCTCGTCGCCCCCACCGGCACCGCGCAGGCCGCGTCCGCACCGAGCAGCGGCTGGAACAACTGGTCCTGCAAGCCGTCCGCCGCGCATCCGCGCCCCGTCGTCCTCGTGCACGGCACCTTCGGCAACTCCGTCGACAACTGGCTCGGCTTCGCGCCCTACCTCGTGCACCGCGGGTACTGCGTCTACTCGCTCGACTACGGGCAACTGCCCGGCGTGCCCTTCTTCAACGGGCTCGGACCCATCGACAAGTCCGCCGGGCAGCTCGACGTCTTCGTCGACAAGGTGCTCGCCGCCACCGGCTCCGCCAAGACCGACATCATCGGGCACTCGCAGGGCGGCATGATGCCGCGCTACTACCTGAAGTTCCTCGGTGGCGCCGGGAAGGTCAACGCGCTGGTCGGACTCGCCCCCGACAACCACGGCACCACCCTGCTCGGATTCACCAAGCTCCTCCCGTACTTCCCCGGGGCCGAGGACCTGATCAGCACCGCGACCCCCGGCCTCGCCGACCAGATCGCCGGATCCCCCTTCCAGCAGAAGCTGAACGAGGGCGGGGACACCGTGCCCGGGGTGAAGTACACGGTGATTGCCACCAAGTACGACGAGGTGGTGACGCCGTACCGGAGCGCGTTCCTGGACGGGCCGAACGTACGGAACGTCGTACTCCAGGACCTGTGCGTCCTGGACCTCTCGGAACACGTCACCATCGGACTCACCGACCGGATCGCCTGGCACGAGGCGCTGAACGCCCTCGACCCGGCGCACGCCGAACGGACCACCTGCGCCTCGGTCTTCGACTGA
- a CDS encoding lytic polysaccharide monooxygenase, whose product MSARRRTVTLTRIASAGLAPLAVAAYAAAPAAAHGSMTDPVSRVAACYAEGPESPRSAACKAAVAASGAQAFYDWNAVNIANAAGNHRSLIPNGQLCSAGNDKYQGLDLARADWPASPMTAGAHTFRYKGTAPHKGSFELYVTKDGYDPAKPLKWSDLEPAPFAKVTDPGMQNGDYVFSGTVPNKSGRHLIYSIWQRSDSPEAFYTCSDVVFGKDNGGSDTKPSTKPSAKPSAKPSEAKPSGAQSEAPSDAPSAPTDQQIADGADKSTVEHNGHGDNDPKTNGNAAAAPVSSTPSPQNGNLAETGGSSATPAIAIAGAGVLAVGAAVLFAVARRRATTPSRHGR is encoded by the coding sequence ATGTCCGCACGCCGCCGTACCGTGACGCTGACCCGTATCGCCTCCGCCGGCCTCGCCCCGCTCGCGGTGGCCGCGTACGCCGCCGCTCCCGCGGCCGCCCATGGCTCGATGACGGACCCGGTCAGCCGGGTGGCGGCGTGCTACGCGGAGGGTCCGGAGTCCCCACGGTCCGCGGCGTGCAAGGCGGCGGTCGCGGCGAGCGGGGCGCAGGCGTTCTACGACTGGAACGCGGTGAACATCGCCAACGCGGCCGGCAACCACCGGTCGCTGATCCCGAACGGCCAGCTCTGCTCGGCGGGCAACGACAAGTACCAGGGCCTGGACCTGGCGCGCGCAGACTGGCCCGCGAGCCCGATGACGGCCGGCGCGCACACCTTCCGCTACAAGGGGACCGCCCCCCACAAGGGTTCCTTCGAGCTGTACGTGACGAAGGACGGGTACGACCCGGCGAAGCCGCTGAAGTGGTCGGACCTGGAGCCCGCGCCGTTCGCGAAGGTCACCGACCCGGGGATGCAGAACGGCGACTACGTGTTCTCCGGGACCGTCCCCAACAAGTCCGGCCGCCACCTGATCTACAGCATCTGGCAGCGCTCGGACAGCCCGGAGGCCTTCTACACCTGCTCGGACGTGGTCTTCGGCAAGGACAACGGCGGTTCGGACACGAAGCCGAGCACCAAGCCCAGCGCCAAGCCGAGTGCCAAGCCCAGCGAGGCCAAGCCGTCCGGCGCGCAGTCGGAGGCGCCCTCCGACGCGCCCTCGGCCCCGACGGACCAGCAGATCGCCGACGGCGCCGACAAGTCCACCGTGGAGCACAACGGCCACGGCGACAACGACCCGAAGACGAACGGGAACGCGGCCGCCGCCCCGGTCTCCTCGACCCCGTCCCCGCAGAACGGCAACCTCGCGGAGACGGGCGGCAGCAGCGCCACCCCGGCGATCGCGATCGCCGGGGCCGGCGTGCTGGCCGTCGGTGCGGCCGTGCTGTTCGCGGTGGCCCGCCGTCGTGCGACGACGCCGAGCCGCCACGGCCGCTAG
- a CDS encoding DUF402 domain-containing protein, translating to MTEQLTVVLTKAGRVKIRYPAARVADDGDRISVRAPWAAEGVRDFGFVRFEPGDVFVEHFWRTRWYAVKEVWTGDGVLKGWYCDVTRPALVRSGEILVEDLDLDLWVSADGSSVLRLDEDEFAESGLATSDPEAAAQAVRALDALDDQARTPAGLPALLA from the coding sequence GTGACCGAGCAGCTGACCGTCGTCCTGACCAAGGCGGGCCGCGTCAAGATCCGCTACCCGGCGGCGCGGGTCGCCGACGACGGCGACCGCATCTCGGTGCGCGCCCCCTGGGCGGCGGAGGGCGTGCGCGACTTCGGCTTCGTGCGCTTCGAGCCGGGCGACGTGTTCGTCGAGCACTTCTGGCGGACCCGCTGGTACGCGGTCAAGGAGGTGTGGACCGGCGACGGCGTCCTCAAGGGCTGGTACTGCGACGTCACCCGCCCGGCTCTGGTGCGGAGCGGGGAGATCCTCGTGGAGGACCTGGACCTCGACCTGTGGGTCTCCGCGGACGGGTCCTCCGTACTGCGGCTGGACGAGGACGAGTTCGCCGAGAGCGGGCTCGCCACGAGCGACCCGGAGGCGGCCGCCCAGGCCGTACGGGCCCTCGACGCCCTCGACGACCAGGCCAGAACCCCGGCGGGACTGCCCGCGCTCCTCGCCTAG